The Saprospiraceae bacterium genome includes a window with the following:
- a CDS encoding PglZ domain-containing protein → MSDKIKILWADDEIDMLKPQLFFLEKKGYDVVTVSNGHDALDVLDEDGNIDIVFLDESMPGLTGLETLARIKVKLPSIPIVMITKNEAENIMEEAIGSQIDDYLIKPVNPNQILLTLKKIVDNKRLISEKTATDYQQEFRNIAMEINSSPDYNEWVNIYKKIISWELRLDDSNNAQMKEILNMQKEEANKEFFKYVSKNYIQWIKSGSGPKKSQNLFKDKVFPLLSGGKPVIFILLDNLRYDQWKIIEPIITELYKIEEEDYFYSILPTATQYSRNAIFSGLLPSEIQKRFPEYWLNDNEEGGKNLKESELFTDQIKRIVKKDIRSEYQKVTNVLGAKQVQDNALNFINNDLTAIVYNFIDMLSHSRTEMEVLKELAGDEKAYRSLTKSWFVNSPLWSVMQKLADRDVQIILTTDHGTIRVKNATKVVGDRETTTNLRYKVGKNLQYDRRDVLEIKSPLDAGLPSPNMSSTFIFAKEDLFFLYPNNYTYYNNFFKDTFQHGGISLEEMICPIIRLIPKTK, encoded by the coding sequence ATGAGTGATAAAATCAAAATACTTTGGGCAGACGATGAGATTGATATGTTGAAGCCCCAATTATTTTTTCTGGAGAAGAAAGGCTACGATGTTGTCACTGTGAGCAACGGTCACGATGCATTGGACGTACTGGATGAGGACGGAAATATAGACATCGTATTTTTGGATGAGAGTATGCCCGGATTGACTGGTCTGGAGACATTAGCACGCATTAAAGTCAAACTTCCCAGCATTCCTATCGTGATGATCACCAAAAATGAAGCTGAAAACATCATGGAAGAAGCGATAGGCTCGCAGATAGACGATTATCTCATCAAACCTGTCAACCCTAATCAAATATTATTGACACTAAAAAAGATCGTTGACAACAAACGTTTGATATCAGAAAAGACTGCAACTGACTATCAGCAAGAGTTCAGAAATATTGCAATGGAAATCAATAGTTCGCCGGACTACAATGAATGGGTGAATATATATAAAAAAATAATTTCCTGGGAGCTTCGTCTCGATGATAGTAATAATGCTCAGATGAAGGAGATACTCAATATGCAAAAAGAAGAGGCCAATAAAGAGTTTTTTAAGTATGTTTCGAAAAATTATATTCAATGGATAAAATCTGGTTCTGGACCCAAAAAATCACAGAATCTATTTAAAGATAAAGTTTTTCCATTGCTTTCTGGTGGCAAACCAGTCATATTTATACTTCTGGACAATCTCAGATATGACCAGTGGAAAATCATCGAGCCTATCATCACAGAATTGTATAAAATTGAAGAAGAAGACTACTTCTATTCTATTTTACCTACAGCAACTCAGTACAGCCGTAATGCTATTTTTTCAGGTTTACTTCCATCTGAAATTCAGAAACGTTTTCCTGAATATTGGTTGAATGACAATGAAGAAGGAGGCAAAAACCTAAAGGAGTCTGAACTGTTTACAGATCAGATAAAAAGAATCGTAAAAAAAGATATCAGATCAGAATACCAAAAAGTAACCAATGTATTGGGTGCAAAACAGGTACAGGACAATGCTCTTAATTTTATTAATAATGATCTGACTGCCATAGTATACAATTTTATAGATATGTTATCACATTCCCGTACAGAAATGGAAGTATTGAAAGAACTGGCAGGTGATGAAAAAGCCTACAGATCACTGACAAAATCATGGTTTGTAAATTCGCCCTTATGGTCAGTGATGCAAAAACTAGCTGATCGCGATGTACAGATTATCCTCACTACCGATCACGGTACTATAAGGGTAAAAAATGCCACAAAAGTGGTTGGTGACAGGGAGACAACTACCAATCTTAGATACAAAGTTGGAAAAAACCTCCAATATGACCGCAGAGATGTATTGGAAATAAAAAGTCCTTTAGATGCAGGCCTTCCAAGTCCCAACATGAGTAGCACATTTATTTTTGCAAAAGAAGATTTATTTTTCCTTTACCCTAATAATTATACCTATTACAATAATTTTTTCAAAGATACTTTCCAGCATGGCGGAATTTCACTTGAAGAGATGATTTGTCCGATTATCAGGCTTATTCCTAAAACCAAATAG
- a CDS encoding serine acetyltransferase yields MSDLFFEKLLTRHTQTPEVPSTELISSWANELLTVLFPEVTEKRMDSVAELKNTFDRLRIDLVSLLYHTRSCDHRREHAIADVFFETIEEVYHDLLLDIDAFVQGDPAALSSFEVIRSYPGFYAIYIYRIAHILHKESVPLVPRILSEYAHSRTGSDIHPAAVIGKSFFIDHGTGVVIGETTHIGDHVKIYQGVTLGALSIDKKMAGIKRHPTVQNDVIIYSGATILGGDTVVGSGSVIGGNVWITSSIPPGTKVYHQADNKWI; encoded by the coding sequence ATGTCTGATTTATTTTTTGAAAAATTACTGACTAGACACACTCAAACACCGGAAGTACCGTCTACCGAACTGATAAGTAGCTGGGCAAATGAATTATTGACAGTGTTGTTTCCGGAAGTCACAGAAAAAAGAATGGATTCTGTAGCAGAACTGAAAAATACTTTTGACAGACTACGCATTGATTTGGTATCCTTACTTTATCATACCAGATCCTGTGATCACAGGAGAGAACATGCCATAGCAGACGTCTTCTTTGAAACCATCGAAGAAGTTTATCATGATTTACTTCTTGATATTGATGCTTTTGTTCAGGGAGACCCTGCAGCTTTATCATCATTTGAAGTGATAAGAAGCTATCCGGGATTTTATGCCATTTATATATACAGGATTGCACACATACTTCACAAAGAAAGTGTTCCATTGGTACCTCGTATACTGAGCGAATACGCACATTCAAGGACAGGAAGTGATATCCATCCTGCAGCTGTTATAGGAAAATCATTTTTTATTGATCACGGGACCGGGGTGGTGATAGGTGAAACAACTCATATCGGCGATCATGTCAAAATATATCAGGGAGTAACCCTGGGAGCATTGAGCATTGATAAAAAAATGGCCGGAATAAAGCGCCATCCGACAGTACAGAATGATGTAATTATATATTCCGGTGCTACCATCCTTGGTGGAGACACCGTAGTTGGGAGCGGTAGTGTCATAGGTGGAAATGTTTGGATTACTTCTTCCATTCCACCCGGCACTAAAGTGTATCATCAGGCCGATAACAAGTGGATCTAA
- the cysM gene encoding cysteine synthase CysM: protein MKTYKISELVGNTPLVEITRLNPNKKVRIFAKMEGHNPGGSVKDRAALNMIQSALERREVQKGTTLIEATSGNTGIALAMIAGTYNIAIELIMPSNSTKERIQTMEAFGAKVILLDTIEACRDYADEKSKEEGYFMLDQFSNRDNYMAHVKSTGPEIWTDTDGTITHFVSSMGTTGTIMGTSMFLKSQNPKIQIIGCQPTDGSSIPGIRRWTPDYLPKIFDSSRVDFIYDVSESEATFMAKKLAAQEGIFVGMSSGGAAAVALKISKELEHGVVVFICCDRGDRYLSSNIFA from the coding sequence ATGAAAACATACAAGATCAGCGAATTAGTTGGAAATACACCTTTGGTAGAAATCACAAGACTCAATCCAAATAAAAAAGTCAGAATTTTTGCAAAAATGGAAGGGCACAATCCCGGTGGAAGTGTCAAGGATAGAGCTGCATTGAATATGATCCAATCAGCTTTGGAACGTAGGGAGGTCCAAAAGGGTACAACTCTGATTGAAGCGACCAGTGGTAATACAGGTATTGCATTAGCTATGATCGCAGGCACGTACAATATTGCTATTGAATTGATAATGCCTTCCAATTCGACCAAAGAACGTATCCAAACTATGGAAGCTTTTGGGGCCAAAGTTATTTTGCTTGATACGATAGAAGCGTGCAGAGATTATGCTGATGAAAAATCTAAAGAAGAAGGTTACTTCATGCTTGATCAATTTTCAAATCGGGATAATTACATGGCTCATGTTAAATCTACCGGTCCTGAGATTTGGACTGACACTGATGGCACTATCACTCATTTTGTAAGCTCTATGGGTACGACAGGAACTATCATGGGTACATCCATGTTCCTGAAATCTCAAAATCCGAAAATTCAAATCATAGGATGTCAACCTACAGATGGATCATCTATTCCGGGTATTCGGAGGTGGACTCCTGATTACCTTCCCAAAATATTTGATAGTTCGAGGGTAGATTTTATTTATGATGTATCTGAATCAGAAGCAACCTTTATGGCAAAAAAACTAGCGGCTCAAGAAGGCATTTTTGTAGGTATGAGTTCCGGTGGGGCTGCAGCAGTCGCTCTTAAAATATCTAAAGAGTTGGAGCATGGTGTTGTCGTCTTTATATGTTGTGACAGAGGAGATAGATATCTCAGCAGTAATATATTTGCCTGA
- a CDS encoding SUMF1/EgtB/PvdO family nonheme iron enzyme — translation MKSLSNLNVVFFLLLFLISCGKKESGQLVGVQDRPKWGGFNPFGMVYVPSGTLTIGQSDQDVFSTYNQRQKNISITGFFMDDTEITNNEYRQFVEWVRDSIAHEMMGNKTTDDYDNEVIDWEVELDYSDETLNDMFYQGDMAFDGQREFNKEALKYKYSWLDWQKAAHDKKATRKSLIQKAEVTVWPDEMCWIRDFTYSYNEPQTRNYFTHPAFDDYPVVGVTWKQATAFCNWRTKLWNKFKGEDEPNTEEFRLPSESEWEYAARGGHEISPYPWGGPYIRNAKGCLLANFKPGRGNYPEDGGLHTVKADAYFPNDYGLYCMAGNVSEWCRDAFHENAYRHQHDLNPDYRYDAKDDDPEAYKRKVIRGGSWKDISYYCQTGTRSWEFQDTTKSYIGFRCVITYLGRSINDF, via the coding sequence ATGAAAAGTTTATCAAATCTTAATGTAGTATTTTTTCTGCTATTATTCCTTATTTCTTGCGGAAAAAAAGAGTCAGGTCAGTTAGTTGGAGTTCAGGACAGGCCAAAATGGGGTGGATTCAATCCCTTTGGTATGGTATATGTTCCTTCCGGCACCCTCACCATCGGCCAGAGTGATCAGGATGTCTTTTCCACATATAATCAAAGACAAAAAAATATTTCTATCACTGGCTTCTTTATGGATGACACCGAGATCACTAATAACGAATATCGGCAATTTGTGGAGTGGGTTAGAGATTCAATTGCTCATGAGATGATGGGTAACAAAACCACTGATGACTATGACAATGAAGTGATCGACTGGGAGGTTGAACTTGACTACAGTGATGAAACTCTGAACGATATGTTTTACCAGGGTGATATGGCGTTTGATGGTCAGAGGGAATTTAATAAAGAAGCACTTAAATACAAATATTCATGGCTGGATTGGCAAAAAGCCGCTCATGACAAAAAAGCTACCAGAAAATCATTGATTCAAAAAGCTGAAGTCACTGTCTGGCCCGATGAAATGTGCTGGATAAGAGATTTTACTTATTCTTATAACGAACCCCAGACCAGAAACTACTTTACACATCCGGCGTTTGATGATTATCCGGTAGTAGGAGTTACCTGGAAACAAGCTACAGCTTTTTGCAATTGGAGAACCAAGTTGTGGAATAAATTTAAAGGAGAAGACGAACCAAATACCGAAGAATTCAGATTGCCTTCTGAATCAGAGTGGGAATATGCTGCTCGAGGTGGTCACGAAATATCTCCTTATCCATGGGGAGGTCCTTACATCAGAAATGCAAAAGGATGTCTTCTTGCCAACTTCAAACCTGGAAGAGGTAATTATCCTGAAGATGGTGGATTGCATACTGTTAAAGCTGATGCATATTTCCCTAACGACTATGGATTGTATTGTATGGCAGGTAATGTGTCCGAATGGTGCAGAGATGCCTTCCACGAAAATGCCTACAGACATCAACATGACTTGAATCCTGATTACAGATATGATGCAAAAGATGATGATCCGGAAGCGTACAAAAGAAAAGTAATCAGAGGCGGATCATGGAAAGACATTTCCTATTACTGCCAGACCGGTACCAGAAGCTGGGAGTTTCAGGATACAACAAAATCATATATAGGATTCAGATGTGTCATTACATATCTTGGAAGATCCATCAATGATTTCTAA
- a CDS encoding gliding motility protein GldL, producing the protein MSFFKSPTFKYVKNLLIGLGASVVMIGALGKLNSTSWGGMMITAGLIVEAILFALLGILGPEKDYYWEKLYPGLDEYSSNIAALSDGPAASGSSHKALNADVVENKLGGMLTELQSMSKSLGSLKALQEVDFTQTGDQLKAMNNFYSRMNDAMNSLNASVEDTKQYQAQMSSLSKNLTSLNAVYGNILSAYNVKN; encoded by the coding sequence ATGAGTTTTTTTAAGTCACCTACATTTAAATATGTAAAGAATTTGCTTATAGGCCTTGGCGCATCTGTCGTAATGATAGGAGCACTAGGAAAATTAAACAGTACTTCTTGGGGAGGTATGATGATCACTGCAGGTCTTATAGTAGAAGCAATTTTATTTGCTTTGCTCGGTATCCTTGGCCCAGAAAAAGATTATTACTGGGAAAAATTGTATCCGGGACTGGATGAATATTCATCTAACATCGCAGCACTTTCAGATGGTCCAGCAGCTTCAGGATCAAGCCATAAAGCACTCAACGCAGATGTTGTAGAAAATAAACTTGGAGGCATGCTTACAGAATTACAATCCATGTCCAAAAGTCTTGGCTCATTGAAAGCACTACAGGAAGTGGATTTTACACAAACCGGCGATCAACTTAAAGCTATGAATAACTTTTATTCAAGGATGAATGATGCCATGAATTCACTAAATGCAAGTGTAGAAGATACTAAACAGTATCAGGCGCAAATGTCAAGCCTGAGCAAAAACCTGACGTCACTCAATGCGGTTTACGGAAATATACTTTCAGCATACAATGTTAAAAACTAA
- the gldM gene encoding gliding motility protein GldM: MSIPKEPRQLMINVMYLVLTALLALNVSAEIFNAFEMVDKGLVKANDALDASNKDIPAQIKKSAEKGQQFKTYADRVDQVASISKEGSDYVNGIKSFLVESSGGYEEFEGKQVLKAQRDYDVTTRLLVDQGKGEELKNKMMEIKDKFLALVDKEDQAAFASKIPIAIDEETWQKSTNKKKNWSDFTFGHMPLGACMPIFSKFTNDIKSSEATVLNYLASKVGLTEEVVLDQFRVVSSPKKSYVIKGEKFETEVFLSASAGKTSNTGVKISVNGANLPVNEEGAAKWATTAGEVGVKKYEAVANVFNPVTKETKSFRQTFEYEVGERSVTISAAKMNVFYLGVDNPVEVSAAGVPSAQIKVSMTGGEISRNGDGTYTVRPSGAQGSQAVVSVSAPGMSGSKTFRIKRIPDPKPLLGGKEQPIKIGNGTFKGYSALIPILENFDFEAKCNLGGFTLVRVPKRLDAEFAPNRGARIEGQAATLQSKAVPGDRFIFQDIKCKCPGDAVDRNLGQLVFDIQ; this comes from the coding sequence ATGTCAATACCTAAGGAACCGCGGCAGTTGATGATCAACGTGATGTACCTAGTTCTGACCGCGTTATTGGCACTGAATGTTTCCGCAGAAATATTTAATGCCTTTGAGATGGTAGATAAAGGCCTGGTCAAAGCAAATGATGCCCTAGATGCATCCAATAAGGATATACCTGCACAGATTAAAAAAAGTGCAGAAAAAGGCCAACAATTTAAAACATATGCTGATAGAGTAGATCAGGTCGCTTCTATTTCAAAAGAAGGATCAGACTATGTTAATGGTATCAAATCCTTTTTGGTGGAGAGTAGTGGAGGATATGAAGAATTTGAAGGAAAACAAGTACTCAAAGCCCAGCGTGATTATGATGTGACCACAAGACTTTTGGTTGATCAGGGAAAAGGAGAGGAATTGAAAAACAAAATGATGGAGATCAAGGATAAATTTCTGGCTTTAGTAGATAAAGAAGATCAGGCAGCTTTTGCCTCAAAAATACCAATTGCCATTGATGAAGAAACTTGGCAAAAATCTACCAATAAAAAGAAAAATTGGTCGGATTTTACTTTTGGTCACATGCCTCTTGGAGCGTGTATGCCCATTTTTAGTAAATTTACCAACGATATCAAAAGCTCAGAAGCCACAGTATTGAACTATCTGGCGAGCAAAGTTGGGCTGACAGAAGAAGTAGTTTTGGATCAGTTCAGAGTCGTGTCTTCTCCTAAAAAATCATATGTGATAAAGGGAGAAAAATTTGAAACCGAAGTTTTCCTTTCAGCTTCTGCAGGTAAAACAAGTAATACAGGTGTAAAAATATCTGTCAATGGCGCAAACTTGCCGGTAAATGAAGAGGGAGCTGCTAAATGGGCTACCACAGCAGGAGAAGTGGGAGTTAAAAAATACGAAGCAGTAGCCAACGTTTTTAATCCGGTAACTAAAGAAACAAAATCCTTCAGACAAACTTTCGAGTATGAAGTAGGAGAAAGGTCAGTGACTATTTCAGCAGCAAAAATGAATGTATTTTATCTGGGCGTTGATAATCCTGTAGAGGTTTCTGCAGCGGGCGTACCTTCAGCCCAGATCAAAGTATCCATGACTGGAGGGGAAATCAGCAGAAACGGTGACGGCACATACACAGTAAGACCTTCCGGAGCTCAGGGATCTCAGGCTGTGGTATCTGTTTCGGCGCCAGGGATGAGTGGTTCAAAAACTTTCAGGATAAAAAGAATACCAGATCCAAAACCACTCTTGGGAGGTAAAGAACAACCTATTAAGATCGGTAATGGGACATTTAAAGGATATAGTGCGTTGATACCAATTTTGGAAAATTTTGATTTTGAAGCTAAATGTAATCTTGGTGGTTTTACCTTAGTACGTGTACCAAAAAGATTAGACGCTGAGTTTGCGCCAAACCGAGGTGCAAGAATTGAAGGTCAGGCTGCTACATTGCAGAGTAAGGCAGTACCGGGTGACAGATTTATTTTTCAAGATATCAAGTGCAAATGCCCTGGTGATGCCGTCGACAGAAACCTTGGACAGTTGGTCTTTGACATTCAATAA
- the gldN gene encoding gliding motility protein GldN, which yields MKTLINIKSVLAASLFLSGSMMVAQTQLAKPAPVPSEVKTESSVPSEDIFVDDIIRKRIVVENKIMDLQPVREADIAWERRIQRVIDTREKLNLPFRSQELNLFKVFQQMVYEGKITAFTDEFFKQVLSPDEIKGKMSKLDTLIDLNPDTYEEQIKIVKNDINWEKIEQYRVKEIWFFDKQRSVMDVRILGIAPLFASDKDKENGIQPYPLFWVYFPEAREPMSKFRVYNEENDMAPMSWSDLFDARVFSSYIYKKSNVLDFRLKDFYTRS from the coding sequence ATGAAAACTCTAATAAATATCAAATCTGTACTAGCGGCATCATTATTCCTTTCAGGAAGTATGATGGTCGCTCAGACTCAGTTAGCAAAACCTGCACCTGTACCATCTGAAGTTAAGACAGAGTCATCTGTACCTTCTGAAGATATTTTTGTGGATGATATCATCCGCAAGCGTATTGTGGTTGAAAATAAAATCATGGACCTTCAGCCAGTCAGAGAAGCAGATATTGCATGGGAAAGAAGAATTCAAAGAGTCATAGATACCAGAGAGAAGCTCAACCTGCCTTTCAGAAGTCAAGAACTCAATCTATTCAAGGTTTTCCAGCAAATGGTATATGAAGGCAAAATTACAGCATTTACTGATGAGTTTTTTAAGCAGGTTCTCTCACCTGATGAGATAAAAGGTAAGATGTCCAAGCTTGATACACTTATTGATCTTAATCCTGATACTTATGAAGAGCAAATCAAGATTGTTAAAAATGATATCAACTGGGAAAAAATAGAACAGTACAGGGTTAAGGAAATCTGGTTTTTTGACAAACAACGATCTGTAATGGATGTGCGTATATTAGGTATTGCACCTCTATTTGCCAGTGATAAGGATAAGGAAAACGGTATACAGCCATATCCGTTATTTTGGGTCTATTTCCCGGAAGCCAGAGAGCCGATGTCAAAATTTAGAGTGTATAATGAAGAAAATGATATGGCACCTATGTCGTGGTCAGATTTGTTTGATGCACGCGTTTTTTCAAGTTATATCTATAAAAAATCAAACGTCCTGGATTTCAGATTAAAAGATTTTTACACCAGATCCTGA